One region of Armigeres subalbatus isolate Guangzhou_Male chromosome 3, GZ_Asu_2, whole genome shotgun sequence genomic DNA includes:
- the LOC134227881 gene encoding zinc finger protein 320-like, with protein sequence MYVCRVCLGQNRPLYVPLFAVHGKRSVAETIMICTGLKLKRNDGFTQFVCSLCVDEFSKFYELRELCLNSDAFLRSSNCNLVNESEAIKNDSVPDADASKDDQIDCLDEFVKSTIVIEEIEITESNEGSRIITEEWVVEMDDGKANQETTEVYEILDDPICANSEDQILPTKPLKSAEPSKKKQVRRKKKSKSPIADDTKFVCCSCPSEVFDSQQRLDAHRADQHEKLRIKSSTIRPYECNVCYQRFVDEKHLTLHKNRSNRSRSFVCTSCGRAFLASSTLKKHEQICAPTTVCNYECSECGKHFLQSGSLRNHMKLHTSDKTHSCPICGKTFMKRFEVPIHLVTHTTEQPFACDKCPAKFKRMQALRSHQRHHSNPTPYKCDQCDEWFNSFSARKYHRQKLHEGIEPFRCEICEISYGRQSRLTNHIRKMHAGATGSINKSE encoded by the exons atgtaTGTTTGTCGGGTATGCCTAGGACAGAATCGTCCACTTTACGTGCCATTATTTGCAGTTCACGGGAAGCGTTCTGTCGCTGAAACAATAATGATCTGCACTGGACTCAAG CTCAAGCGTAACGATGGTTTCACGCAATTCGTTTGTAGTCTCTGCGTAGACGAATTCTCCAAATTCTACGAGCTGAGAGAACTGTGTCTGAACTCAGATGCCTTTCTGCGTTCCAGTAATTGCAATCTTGTTAACGAATCGGAGGCCATCAAAAATGATTCTGTTCCGGATGCTGACGCGTCGAAAGATGATCAGATCGATTGCCTGGATGAGTTCGtcaaatccaccattgtcatCGAAGAAATTGAGATTACCGAATCAAATGAGGGATCGAGAATCATTACGGAAGAATGGGTTGTTGAGATGGATGACGGGAAAGCTAATCAGGAAACGACTGAAGTTTACGAAATTTTAGACGATCCCATTTGCGCGAACAGTGAAGATCAGATTCTTCCTACAAAGCCTCTCAAATCTGCTGAGCCTTCAAAAAAGAAACAAGTTCGTCGGAAAAAGAAATCAAAGAGTCCTATAGCAGATGATACTAAATTTGTTTGCTGCAGTtgtccttcggaagttttcgATAGCCAACAGAGACTGGATGCCCACCGAGCTGACCAACATGAAAAGCTCCGTATTAAATCTAGCACTATTCGGCCGTATGAATGCAATGTTTGCTATCAGCGTTTCGTTGACGAAAAGCACTTAACGCTTCATAAAAACCGCTCAAACAGAAGCCGCAGCTTTGTTTGTACTTCCTGTGGTCGTGCTTTCTTAGCCAGTAGCACTTTGAAaaaacacgaacaaatctgCGCACCTACAACGGTGTGCAATTATGAGTGCTCCGAGTGCGGCAAACATTTCCTCCAGTCAGGTTCGCTAAGGAATCACATGAAGCTTCACACTTCGGACAAAACACATTCCTGTCCGATTTGTGGGAAAACTTTCATGAAGCGGTTCGAAGTGCCGATTCACTTGGTCACGCACACAACAGAGCAACCGTTTGCTTGCGACAAGTGTCCGGCCAAGTTCAAACGGATGCAGGCCCTCCGGAGTCACCAGCGACACCACTCTAATCCTACGCCGTACAAGTGCGATCAGTGCGACGAGTGGTTCAACAGTTTTAGCGCCCGCAAGTACCACCGACAGAAGCTGCACGAGGGCATTGAACCGTTCCGGTGTGAAATATGCGAGATATCCTACGGGCGTCAGAGTCGGTTGACCAATCACATCCGTAAGATGCATGCTGGCGCGACGGGTTCAATAAATAAAAGTGAATAA